In Bernardetia litoralis DSM 6794, the genomic window TATTTTCATAATAATTTTGGTTTTCATTTTTCCAACCATTCAAATGATTATGAGTGTGATTTCCTATCGTATGACCTGCCTGTACAACTTTTTGAAAAACCTCAGGATGTTTGCTTACATTATCTCCAATACAAAAAAAAGTAGCTTTTGCATCAAATTTTTTTAAAATAGAAAGAACTTCTTCCGTGATTTCTGGAATAGGTCCATCATCAAAAGTTAGATAAATAGTAGGTTTTTCAGAAGGCTTAAACCACTGCAAACGAGGAAAAAGCCATCGCACAATTTTGCCACTTTTATGAGGATAAGGTTTGAAACGCATCTTTTAATCAGTAACCAGTTAAAATAAAGTTTATAATTTATGTAGGGAAAAGGCGTACTTTTCTCCAATTAAAGTCTTTTCATTCTTATTCTTCAGGAACATAAATTGTTGCCGAAACTACCGAAGAAGTCATAAAAACACCTAATACATTTGTTGTTGTGCCTTCTATATTTGTTCTTGGATTGACAGGAGGAGGACTAAACAAACCACCATCATTAAAAACCACAGCTGTCAAATCATCATAAAAATTATAGGCTTCTTCACTGATAGAGTACATTTCCAAACGAACTGTATCACCAGCATCATAAACAAAAGGAAACTGCAAACCATCAATATTTTCTCCAATTCCTTGGTCAGTAGCAAAAACAAGGTCGCCTACATCTTCATAATTTAAAGTATCATTTTTATAATTTCTCCAAAAATAATAGTCTTTTGTATCTTGTGGTTCTTTGCCATAAAAGTAAAGATAATACCCTTCATCTTGAAAACGAGATTCGGGAACAAAACGAATTTGTAAAGAATCTATTCCCGTAACAGGAAAAATTGTACTTTCTGATGTAAATGAATTTCCTTTATATTCGATAGCTAAAGTATAAGTATTTCCAATAACTCCTTTATAATCAGAATCTTGAGGTAGATAAAGCCCAGCTTCATCGCTTTCCAAAAAATCCATTTTAACACCATTTTGGTCAGTTACTGAAATGATTGCGCCTGATGCTTTTGGTTCTTCTATTGGCTCATAATAATCCAAAGTTTCACCCAATCGAACAAAAGAAGAACCCTCTTTATCAACAATTTCGGCTTCTACAATTAAAGCTGGCGAATCTGCACCCTTGAGAGGCAAATCAATAATTTCTTCACACGAAGAAAAACTAACTAAAAGAAAAAGCAAAATAAATGCTTTATAAATGAATGATATATTTTTCATAGAATGATTTATGTA contains:
- a CDS encoding DUF4249 domain-containing protein, producing the protein MKNISFIYKAFILLFLLVSFSSCEEIIDLPLKGADSPALIVEAEIVDKEGSSFVRLGETLDYYEPIEEPKASGAIISVTDQNGVKMDFLESDEAGLYLPQDSDYKGVIGNTYTLAIEYKGNSFTSESTIFPVTGIDSLQIRFVPESRFQDEGYYLYFYGKEPQDTKDYYFWRNYKNDTLNYEDVGDLVFATDQGIGENIDGLQFPFVYDAGDTVRLEMYSISEEAYNFYDDLTAVVFNDGGLFSPPPVNPRTNIEGTTTNVLGVFMTSSVVSATIYVPEE